The Fusobacterium polymorphum genome segment CTAGACCATGGATTAATTTTATTTTTAACAACAGGACTTTGTGGAGGATTTACAACATTTTCAACTTTTTCTCTTGAAACAGTAGAGTTAATTGAAAAAAATCAATTTATATTAGCAAGTTTATATAGCTTAGGAAGTATTGTTTTATCTATAATTGGTATCTATATTGGATATTATTTAGCTAAGTTATTTTAAAAATATAAACAGAGGTTAAAATTATAGCCTCTGTTTTTCTGTTTCTATAAAATATGATATAATATACTAAATTAATTCTATTTTAAATATTGGGGTAAAAATAAAAATGAAAAAAAATTTTGATGATATTTATGTTGGTTCAAATATAATTTTAAAATTAAATGATTATACAAAAGATTTTGATAAAATCTTAATTTTTTCAAATGAAACAATAGCTGACTTATATTTTGAAAAATTTAAATCAAGTTTGAATGAAAAAGATAAGGTTTTTTATTTTGCAATAAAAGATGGAGAAGAATATAAAAACATTAAAAGTATATTACCAGTTTATGACTTTATGTTGGAAAATAATTTTTCAAGAAAATCTTTAGTTATTAGCCTTGGTGGCGGGGTTATTTGTGATATGGGTGGATATATTTCAGCTACCTATATGAGAGGTATAGAATTTATACAAGTTCCTACTTCACTTCTTGCACAAGTTGATGCAAGTGTTGGAGGAAAAGTTGCTATAAATCACCCTAAATGTAAAAATATGATAGGAAGTTTTAAAAATCCTTATAGAGTTATTATTGATGTAGAATTTTTAAAAACTCTACCTAAAAGAGAATTTAAATCTGGAATGGGAGAACTTTTAAAACATTCTTTTTTAACAAAAGATAAAAATTATTTAGAATATATAGAAAGTAATGTTGAGAAAATTAAAAATTTAGATAATGAAGTTTTAGAAAATATTGTAGAACAATCTATAAGAATTAAAAAACATTATGTAAATATAGACCCTTTTGAAAAGGGAGAAAGAGCCTTTTTAAATTTAGGACATACTTATGCACATGCTTTGGAAAGTTTTTTTGACTATAAAGCCTATACTCATGGAGAGGCTGTTTCTAAAGGAATAATTTTTGATTTGGAATTATCTCTTTTAAGAGGTCAAATTGATAAAGAATATTTAGAAAGAGCTAAAAATATTTTTAAACTATTTGATATAGATACTGATTTAATATATTTACCTAGTGAGAAATTCATTCCTTTAATGAGAAAAGATAAAAAAAATTCTTTTAACAAAATTATTACAATTTTATTAGACAGTCAAAGAAATTTATCTAAAACAGAAGTTCAAGAAGAAGAAATTATAAAAATTATTGATAAATATAAAAATAATTTTTTAAGAGCGAGTATTGATATAGGAACTAATTCTTGTCGTTTATTGATTGCTGAAGTTAAAGAAGATAATGAAATTACAAGTTTCAAAAAAGAAATTTATAAGGACTTAGAAATAGTTAAACTTGGAGAAGATGTAAATAAAAATAAATTTTTAAAAGAAGAAGCTATTGAAAGGACTTTAAATTGTTTAAAAAAATATAGAGAAATCTTAGATAAATACTCAATAGAAGATGAAAATATTATTTGTTTTGC includes the following:
- the crcB gene encoding fluoride efflux transporter CrcB; the protein is MFKFLYVGLGGALGAILRYSFYFLPIPYNKTIFINILGAIIIGFISYFTKNIKILDHGLILFLTTGLCGGFTTFSTFSLETVELIEKNQFILASLYSLGSIVLSIIGIYIGYYLAKLF
- the aroB gene encoding 3-dehydroquinate synthase — protein: MKKNFDDIYVGSNIILKLNDYTKDFDKILIFSNETIADLYFEKFKSSLNEKDKVFYFAIKDGEEYKNIKSILPVYDFMLENNFSRKSLVISLGGGVICDMGGYISATYMRGIEFIQVPTSLLAQVDASVGGKVAINHPKCKNMIGSFKNPYRVIIDVEFLKTLPKREFKSGMGELLKHSFLTKDKNYLEYIESNVEKIKNLDNEVLENIVEQSIRIKKHYVNIDPFEKGERAFLNLGHTYAHALESFFDYKAYTHGEAVSKGIIFDLELSLLRGQIDKEYLERAKNIFKLFDIDTDLIYLPSEKFIPLMRKDKKNSFNKIITILLDSQRNLSKTEVQEEEIIKIIDKYKNNFLRASIDIGTNSCRLLIAEVKEDNEITSFKKEIYKDLEIVKLGEDVNKNKFLKEEAIERTLNCLKKYREILDKYSIEDENIICFATSATRDSTNRDYFIKKVFDETKIKINCISGDKEAYINFKGVISSFDRDFKENILVFDIGGGSTEFTLGNMKGIEKKISLNIGSVRITEKFFLNNEVYDYSVENRIKAKEWVKENLNELEDFKKLNFTLIGVAGTTTTQVSVREKMEVYDSEKIHLSNLTSKEINDNLNLFIKYINNEEIKGLDPKRKDVIIGGTIILKEILEYFEKDFVIVSENDNLMGAILEGVEKK